One part of the Rutidosis leptorrhynchoides isolate AG116_Rl617_1_P2 chromosome 1, CSIRO_AGI_Rlap_v1, whole genome shotgun sequence genome encodes these proteins:
- the LOC139872700 gene encoding uncharacterized protein, translating to MAAAEARAAWQRTANRCFVQEDAKRAPRLACVPSLSKQVDKRPPTNGIDDFAPPTANSRYSNLSPDSRWWLQLQPPNYMHQQGLTNEKVNPVETENSLQFVDIMDSQSTVKVDYVGEESYEFVEMDSVFEKVDDEFSLDSEFQLPWWRLTDKDDLASYVAQKSHDFIENCDLPSPQTTSFKSTDDLSPHKKDEVLTSFGISAPLKWQCQNAPNVHAIRNVSLGPVSPLSTQSGDITINEGSKETNFELDDSKRKLLEALRHSQTRAREAENAAKQAYAEKEHIVKLIFKQASQLFAYKQWFYLLQLENLYNQIKTNKITPAFPTLQRKKIRRNVQVKKLRVKRGIYVPCYKHDLGKYAVAFAVGLGLVGAGLLLGWTVGWMFI from the exons ATGGCAGCAGCTGAAGCAAGAGCAGCATGGCAACGAACTGCAAACCGTTGTTTCGTTCAAGAAGATGCAAAACGAGCTCCAAGATTAGCATGTGTTCCTTCGTTATCTAAACAAGTAGATAAACGCCCTCCGACAAATGGAATTGACGATTTCGCCCCTCCAACTGCCAACTCGAGATACTCGAATCTCTCTCCAGATTCAAGATGGTGGCTTCAATTGCAGCCGCCTAACTACATGCACCAACAGGGGTTGACCAATGAAAAAGTCAACCCAGTGGAGACCGAAAATTCTCTTCAATTTGTCGACATTATGGATTCTCAGTCAACTGTCAAGGTTGACTATGTAGGTGAAGAATCGTATGAGTTTGTGGAAATGGATTCGGTTTTTGAAAAAGTGGATGATGAGTTCAGTTTGGACTCAGAGTTTCAGTTGCCATGGTGGCGATTGACCGATAAAGATGACCTGGCGTCCTATGTGGCACAAAAATCACACGATTTTATTGAAAATTGTGATCTCCCTTCACCGCAGACAACAAGTTTCAAAAGTACGGATGATTTATCCCCGCATAAGAAAGATGAAGTTCTTACCTCCTTTGGGATTTCAGCGCCACTAAAATGGCAATGTCAAAATGCACCAAACGTACACGCCATCCGAAATGTCAGTTTGGGGCCGGTCAG CCCATTAAGCACGCAAAGCGGTGACATCACTATTAACGAAGGTTCAAAAGAAACAAACTTTGAGTTGGACGATAGCAAACGTAAGCTATTAGAAGCTCTGCGCCATTCACAAACACGAGCACGTGAAGCAGAAAACGCAGCGAAACAAGCGTACGCAGAAAAAGAACACATTGTAAAGCTCATCTTCAAACAAGCATCACAATTGTTTGCGTACAAACAATGGTTTTATCTTCTACAACTCGAAAATCTTTACAACCAAATAAAAACCAACAAAATCACACCCGCCTTCCCAACCCTACAACGCAAAAAAATACGTAGAAACGTGCAGGTCAAGAAATTGCGAGTGAAACGAGGTATTTATGTTCCGTGTTACAAACATGATTTAGGTAAGTATGCTGTGGCGTTTGCTGTTGGATTAGGGCTGGTTGGTGCGGGTTTGCTACTTGGGTGGACAGTCGGTTGGATGTTCATATAA
- the LOC139872717 gene encoding uncharacterized protein isoform X1, whose amino-acid sequence MIIVFFIFNYFHTLLSSAGINSSCFPTIWCPILKILVLYMSKAFPIYEISSKRIMRTTRVPLVPGHHGHEQDITVNNSEADNVPYSYNQPMNLEEATTLWNLIWESRLQFYILQKLLVKSNQVGRLMMNDSVF is encoded by the exons ATGATAatagtattttttatttttaattattttcatACTTTGCTTTCATCTGCAGGAATAAATTCAAGCTGTTTTCCAACTATTTGGTGCCCTATACTCAAAATCCTTGTTTTATACATGAGCAAGGCTTTCCCCATATATGAGAT TTCATCAAAGAGAATAATGAGGACAACACGTGTACCACTTGTGCCTGGACATCATGGTCATGAACAAGATATTACTGTAAACAATTCAGAAGCAGACAACGTACCCTATTCTTATAACCAACCCATGAATTTGGAGGAAG CTACAACATTATGGAATTTGATATGGGAGTCTAGACTGCAGTTTTACATTCTGCAAAAGCTCTTGGTCAAGTCAAATCAAG TTGGCCGCCTTATGATGAATGATTCAGTATTTTGA
- the LOC139872717 gene encoding uncharacterized protein isoform X3: MRTTRVPLVPGHHGHEQDITVNNSEADNVPYSYNQPMNLEEATTLWNLIWESRLQFYILQKLLVKSNQVGRLMMNDSVF, encoded by the exons ATGAGGACAACACGTGTACCACTTGTGCCTGGACATCATGGTCATGAACAAGATATTACTGTAAACAATTCAGAAGCAGACAACGTACCCTATTCTTATAACCAACCCATGAATTTGGAGGAAG CTACAACATTATGGAATTTGATATGGGAGTCTAGACTGCAGTTTTACATTCTGCAAAAGCTCTTGGTCAAGTCAAATCAAG TTGGCCGCCTTATGATGAATGATTCAGTATTTTGA
- the LOC139872717 gene encoding uncharacterized protein isoform X2 — MIIVFFIFNYFHTLLSSAGINSSCFPTIWCPILKILVLYMSKAFPIYEISSKRIMRTTRVPLVPGHHGHEQDITVNNSEADNVPYSYNQPMNLEEATTLWNLIWESRLQFYILQKLLVKSNQVSKSALPE; from the exons ATGATAatagtattttttatttttaattattttcatACTTTGCTTTCATCTGCAGGAATAAATTCAAGCTGTTTTCCAACTATTTGGTGCCCTATACTCAAAATCCTTGTTTTATACATGAGCAAGGCTTTCCCCATATATGAGAT TTCATCAAAGAGAATAATGAGGACAACACGTGTACCACTTGTGCCTGGACATCATGGTCATGAACAAGATATTACTGTAAACAATTCAGAAGCAGACAACGTACCCTATTCTTATAACCAACCCATGAATTTGGAGGAAG CTACAACATTATGGAATTTGATATGGGAGTCTAGACTGCAGTTTTACATTCTGCAAAAGCTCTTGGTCAAGTCAAATCAAG TATCGAAATCTGCACTTCCGGAATAG